From Thalassotalea euphylliae, the proteins below share one genomic window:
- a CDS encoding alpha/beta fold hydrolase, which translates to MELLSAWQASGELVKLNGHQIFVRQGGLASGPALVLIHGYPSASWDWQPMWESLAQHFKLITLDMLGFGFSDKPVGIDYLIREQASLFTTLLNQLAVEQYHILAHDYGDTVAQELLARQAEPIADPNILSCCLLNGGLFPETHRPVLLQKLLLSPLGNLITLLTTKSALQRNFNKIFGKDTPPSKEVIDGLWELLTHNNGLRIMPKLIHYIVQRKQNRERWVGALVEAKIPVKLICGMVDPISGAHMLARFEELIANADVTALDNIGHYPQLEAPSSVVDAFLDFHQIEHQANIN; encoded by the coding sequence ATGGAACTATTATCGGCTTGGCAAGCGTCAGGTGAATTGGTTAAGTTAAACGGCCATCAAATATTTGTTCGTCAGGGGGGATTGGCAAGTGGGCCAGCGCTCGTGCTTATACACGGCTACCCCAGTGCCAGCTGGGACTGGCAGCCAATGTGGGAATCACTTGCGCAGCATTTTAAGCTTATCACTTTGGATATGTTAGGCTTTGGCTTTTCAGATAAACCCGTTGGCATCGATTATTTAATTCGCGAACAAGCGAGCCTATTCACCACCTTATTAAATCAACTTGCTGTTGAACAATACCATATTTTGGCACACGATTACGGTGATACTGTGGCGCAAGAGCTGTTGGCTAGGCAGGCGGAGCCGATTGCCGACCCTAACATTCTCAGTTGCTGTTTGTTAAACGGTGGCTTATTTCCTGAGACACATCGTCCTGTCCTTCTGCAAAAGCTCTTATTGTCACCGCTTGGTAACTTGATCACCTTGCTCACCACTAAATCAGCGTTACAGCGCAATTTTAATAAAATTTTTGGTAAAGACACACCACCCTCAAAGGAAGTCATTGACGGCCTCTGGGAGCTGTTGACACACAATAATGGCCTGAGAATCATGCCCAAACTCATTCACTATATTGTACAACGCAAACAAAACAGAGAGCGTTGGGTGGGGGCGCTCGTTGAGGCAAAAATTCCCGTTAAGCTGATTTGCGGCATGGTAGATCCTATTTCTGGCGCTCATATGCTCGCTCGATTTGAGGAGCTAATCGCTAACGCCGATGTTACGGCGTTAGACAATATTGGTCACTACCCACAACTGGAAGCACCAAGCAGCGTAGTTGATGCCTTCTTGGACTTTCATCAAATAGAACATCAAGCAAACATCAATTAA